In Cherax quadricarinatus isolate ZL_2023a chromosome 38, ASM3850222v1, whole genome shotgun sequence, the DNA window cacagcaccacatacctcacaacacaggagtcacatgatgctcgagcagacacagcaccacatacctcacaacacaggagtcacatgatgctcgagcagacacagcaccacatacctcacaacacaggagtcacatgatgctCGAGCAGAGACAGCACCacatacctcacaacacaggagtcacatgatgctcgagcagacacagcaccacatacctcacaacacaggagtcacatgatgctCGAGCAGAGACAGCACCacatacctcacaacacaggagtcacatgatgctCGAGCAGAGACAGCACCacatacctcacaacacaggagtcacatgatgctCGAGCAGAGACAGCACCacatacctcacaacacaggagtcacatgatgctcgagcagacacagcaccacatacctcacaacacaggagtcacatgatcctattgtctacctgtcctcatcccagtgtcattcttcaggtcaccatgcgtcactctcacctcactcaggtcaccatacgtcactcacacctcactcaggtcaccatgcgtcactcacacctcactcaggtcaccatgcgtcactcacacctcactcaggtcatcatgggtcactcacacttcactcaggtcaccatgcgtcactcacacttcactcaggtcaccatgcgtcactcacacctcactcaggtcaccatgcgtcactcacacctcactcaggtcaccatgcgtcactcacacctcactcaggtcaccatgcgtcactcacacctcactcaggtcatcatgggtcactcacacttcactcaggtcaccatgcgtcactcacacttcactcaggtcaccatgcgtcactcacacctcactcaggtcaccatgcgtcactcacacctcactcaggtcaccatgcgtcactcacacctcactcaggtcaccatgcgtcactcacacctcactcaggtcatcatgggtcactcacacttcactcaggtcaccatgcgtcactcacacctcactcaggtcaccatgcgtcactcacacctcactctccgcctatatatactctctttttttaacctctgtatgttagaagtgatcaaggtcccagaacccaAGCATTTTCTATTAAATATGACCTAGTGTTTCTtcacctgtctttctaaaccaatttgtggaTATTTATTACCAGGGTTTATATAATTTTTGTCATTCTTCTTTGAATAttctctaacgaatttatatccattttgtagtatggagaccagaactattCTGCATATCTATTTGAGGCCTTAATGATCATGTGTAGACCCTGAAAACAACGTCAGTGCCTAGAGAATtacccatacttggcaggtccttgtgaaacccaaacccactaatatTAACCCAGCCCATTAACCCTGTTAACTCaagtgtaagtcccactcaaatccaacccctctcactcatgcatttatctaacctgtaTTTGAAGCTATCTCAAgcttttagcttcaatgacccaattatttccaaaccagtacttttctatatcctttccccaatggaaataagtcactctgtcttacTATTTTGGGTTATACTAGGTACTTTATACAtattctgctatgtatgataatctgtgtaaatgtatttctgtatacctgagtaaacttacttattctaaatctaaatttatccagtcTGTGTTTATTCAGCTCGCGCACACCACCAACCACTGCTCCTGCAGTCATCTTTGCCAGCTGTAAACACGGTAATCAGAGGAAGAATtagccacatgtgcaacatctggcttTCGCCGTCcaggggctttatcaatacatggaCCAGAGCCAAACTTACTTCGAAGTTTCGGTCCAAATCGGcccgaaacatcgtcataggtTTTACTCTCATAAGTGCAggttgggaattgttccagccacgatattgtgactttttgtttttttgttccaCTTCTTCCAATTTTTGGTTCAGCATTTCGTAGGATTAACATTGTCATTCTTGTTCCTGAAAGTTGTTCAAACATTGATCAGCGTAGTGTACGTCTTTCTTGTACtagtgttgttcagtgtgtttcACCACTGTTGGATTTCAGTAATGCAGAGTACAGTCTTTAAGAGTAAATACACTCCCTCAGAGTACACTCCCGCAGAGTACATTCCCTCAGAGTACACTCGCAGAGTACACTCCCTCATAGTACACCCTGTGGGAGTGTACTCCAACGTGGGGTAACAATTATAATTTTCTTTTAGTTCTTAACCATCGCAAAGAACATTTTATAATACATATTGCTATGTctccgatctctctctctctctctctctctctctctctctctctatatatatatatatatatatatatatatatatatatatatatatatatatatatatatatatatatatatatatatatatatatatatatatatatatatatatatatatatatatatatagatatatatatatatatatatatatatatatatatacatgtatatgtacgtTCAAGAGTTTTGAAGAGCCTTGATGCTGACGAGGGACTCTGAATCCAGGAATCGGAGCTACCTTTCTCTTACTCGCATCAAACCTagttacttcccattccccaggcggtGTATGACCCCTGAGTATTTAGCGCTTCATCTTTAACATGACAGTTACAGTGTATGGCAACCATGATTTAGTTAGTCAGGCTTCCAAAATATAAGGTTTATTCAGGGAGGCTTCCTTAAAGTTTAATTAAAACCTGGATGTGCTGTGGTTAATGAAAGACTCTTAATAATGaaattaattattttattaaaccatgatacagtaaTACGGATGTAAACAGAGAAACCTACACAAATTAGTCTCTACGTTGAAGGTTGTGTACACTGATGGGGCAgcgagggagggcaggaggaacAGGTGGTCTTTATGTACAGCCTTGACGACCAGCCAccaaccaggagctgtgactcgaccccctgcaaccacaaataggtgagtacctgtGCAAATGGAATGTGTGAGAGTGATAACGACGCCAGCAAGGAACGTGACTTCGCTACCATGTAGCCTCGCGCCTGCGTTCCTCCAGGCCACTGTTTTCACCATTTTTTTCATCTTTCCCTGGTTTTCCAGGCATTAGCGACGTTTTCTTCGTTAGTAAAAGATCGTTTTATCTTTATGTACATACAAATCTGTACGTTTAACAGACATACAGTGATAcaaatcaattttttttattttgtgtataAACGCCTCGGAATTTTTTTCTGGGGTAACTGAAGAAAAAGAaatattcttttatttatttttgggGGGAGGTGACAGAGCAAATATCATTACTTGGTTATGTTAAATTAAAgttcataaaataaaaaaaagttaacCCGTTTTGAATAGCCTGGTAAACTCGtgtataaattattattaacattattatttaaTACTGGTTAATACGTAACCGACACATAAATAAACGGAATTGTTCCAAATGTGTGTATTAATATGGATATTAATCCACGTTTATACACTTCACTTACTCCACTTTTCTGAATAATTTCGTGTTTGTGTTTCAGTTATTATGATCAATTACTCTTTTTCCTACTTTTTTCGTTATTTAATTACTTTTAAGGATAATTTAATGTCAGGAATTTTGTATTATTTTTAAAATACAAATTATAATACTTTGTTATTACTTAACAGTTTTCTAATTATTCACTTGTATCAAATTAATTCGCATTTTTTTAAGTAGTTAAACTGAACCAGTAATGAAGAGGTGAGAACCACTGATTAAGAGGACCATTAACAGAGGCCACTGGTTCCCTGATTAACGGGGTCACTGGAACGGGAATTAATAGGGGCTACTGGTTCGCTGATTTAACAGGACCACTGATCAACAGAGGCCCAGGACCATTGATTAACGCTGAACCACTGGTAGCCAGCATCACTGGACCTCGTTTAAAAACTTCGGATACACCATTTGGTCATATATACAACAcgaattatatacaaagaaataGAAAGGGAAAAGTTACGCCTTGAACCGAGTTGATGTACGCTATGTATAGGATGTGCGTGTCATATACGCTATAGGAGAAGGCTATCAAAACTGACTCTGCCCCACTCATTGAAGTATACGGAAGTGGATTACAGTCTAAGAGCTCCCCGCTCCTCTCGCTATACAGAAGAGCTGCTATAGAAGAGACTCTCAAAAGTTGCTATACATAGGACCTTCAGACATGTCACGTGGTGACTGTAGCGACGTAGAAGGTTCCTGAGGAAGGGGTAGTAGAAGCCATGTGAGCCCAGAGATAGGATGCCCTCGCCTCCATGAAGCCGTCCTCCAGGAAGCCATCCATGAGTAGCGTTCAGCACCACCAAGTACCGTGCGCATTTCTCCTTCAGGACAGTGTGGACCTAGGAAGGCAGGTTGTGCGAGTGTCGCACCTTCAGGAGGGTCTGGGGATGACGGTGGTGGGTCTCTGTATAAATGATCAGTTATTTTTTTGCAGTTATTGAGTGTCAGGTATTGAGAGCCTGCTGAGCACTGTCTCAGGCATCCGGAGATCTTGCGCACACTCGGGAGTATTTTACAGAGGAAGTGACGACAGCTCACCACCCCCCACAGGAAGACCAGTTGGCTGGGTGTCGCGGGCGTTACGCTATGACGGTATTCATGCAGGAGAACTTGTCAGTGGGCGCCGCCGTGGTGAAGAAGGCGTTGTTGTCTGCTACCGGAGGAGACCTGGTATCTGTCCCGCCGCTGGAGTACGAGAAGGCCGGGGAGTGGGACTTAGCCTTGAGGCGGAGTGAGGCGatggaggaggacatggaggaggtCTGGTCGCGGTAGACGTAGGGAGGTGTCGGGGCCGGGTAGGGGCACGGGGCAGCACTAGAGCCCAGGGAGGAAGACATGGTGGTGGGCATAAGGTTAGCAGAACCGCCCATACTCTGAGTCGGTGTCTGGAAGCAGTTGATGGGAGACATGGCTGAGGGTTGCTGGCTCATGAGGGGGTTCATGTTGACTCCGTTGAAGCCCCAGGCGAAGCTCTTGGCCCCCAGGGGTGGCGGTGTGACCTTGGCCCAATTGTTGTAGGAGTAGCCGGAGTAGAGACCATCGTCAGGCCAGGCCAGACCGTTGAGCTGGGCGCCCCAGCCACCCTTCAACTCTCCCGGCATTCCTGCCGTCATAGCGTGACGCTCCCGCTTCCGCCACTTGGCTCGACGGTTCTTGAACCAGATCTGAGGAAGAGAAAACCTTGAGTTAGTTGACGGTAACACAGCTATAATACAtgatcagtacacacacacacacacacacacacacacacacacacacacacacacacacacacacacacacacacacacacacacacacacacgtacccccCACACACCATACGTCAACACTATCAACGAAAGACATACACATGTTACCATGTTTTGCAAAGGGCAAGGGAAACtattgtgaaggacttgggagtgttaatgtgaGAGGATcgcaccttcaaggatcactcaAAACAAGGTATGCCATGTCAGTGATTCGTTTTAAATCACTTCTTCTTTCTagactagaatactgctgtacactaacaacttCATTCAAGGCAGGTGGAATCGCAGATCTAGTTCCGTCAAACATCTTAAttactggaaacgcttggaagcacttgatctgtactcagtggagcgcaggcgagagatatatcataatctacacttggaaaatcctagagggactggtccctaatctgcacagagaaatcactccctacaacagcaaaagacttggcaggcgatgctaCATACTCCCAATAAAAAGTAagagcgccattagtacacttgagagaaaacacaataagtgtccggggcccaagactgttcaacagcctcccgccaggcataaggggaattgccaatagacccctggttatcttcaagagggagctggagagatacctaaagtcagtacctgatcagccaggctgtgggttcgtacgttggtctacgtgcggccagcagtaacagcctggttgtttaGACCCTGAtccgccgggaggcctggtcaacgactgggccacgggggcattaacccccggaacgacctccaggaagaccatcaacacacaacacaaacacaccaacCTATAATCACACATACCATCACTACAAAAACCTACACTTAACattaccacacacgcacacacaccacaaaacGCCATAAATGAAGTTGAGAGAAATCCTAAATACTTTTTCTCATACGCAAAATCAAGGGCTAAAACCACATCCAGTATCTGGCCCTTACTTAAAGcagatggatcctacactgatgacaacaaagaaatgagcgaaataATCAAGTTacaatatgactctgtgttcagtgagccattaatcagtctaaagattgaCAGTCCAAATGAGTTTTTCATGGGTGAAACTCAAAACTCTGCCATTTTACATTATTTCCGACATAACTCTGACACCACTTGACTTCGAGAAAGCGATGGCTTGTGTGCCTCTGCACTCTGCCCTGACTCATGGTactccatattcatcaagaactgcaagaaaccactATCTCGTGCCTTGAATATTCTATAGAGGAGGAGCCTGGACACAGGAATCATCCCACACTCCTTAAAAACCactgacatagccccactccacaaaggtggcagtaaagcaatcgtAAAATAAACCGTAGAACAACAAGGCTGACGTCCCATTTCATCAGAATCTTTGAGAGAGTCTTAAAAATAAGACTGCTAATCACGTGGAATCTCAACAGTTGTACAACTCGAGCAACCTGGGCTTACAGTAGATTACTCTTTATCTCGCAATTGCTTGACCATTACCACATTTCATATATGCAGTGGGAAACAAGCAAAACGTAAAGCAGTTTACACTGActtcaaaagcctttgacaagtgtgaccatgcaTGTATTAGCTCACGAAATACATGAAAAGGAAATAACTGGCAAAAataggcagatggatatttaatttaCTAACGAACAGACCAAAGTGTAATAGTGAACAGAGTGAAATCGGAGGCAGCCATAGTGAAGACTTGTGTTCCGCAAGGCACGGTATTACCCTCTCATCTCTCCCTTATATTTTATTTGTGGTATTACTaggtttattatatttattaatttattttatagAATTAATTCTTATAGTAAAgcctaaaaaaatatatacagagtTTTGTCTGAAGTCAAAAAGATATGTAATTAATAATCTTTGATGTTGTGACTACAGTGAATTAATGGTATAGTGTTTAAAATTATTGTTATATCATCAAGTatacgctaaacccgtatgggtgatACAACTAGTGCATAAGAAAGGTAGCAGAACATGCAAGTCAAACACGTAAATTCCAGTACAGACTTCAGGAAAAAGATGAAAGTCACAGTCAACAAAAAGGACAATTtgagtatgaaaaaaaataagaGTAAAATGTAAACAAAACCGATTAcggtttttatttaaaaaaaaaatgatgggaCCAAAATCCTTGAAATAAGAAAAGTAGACCTTAGTAGACAGAAAACGagaataaaattattaaaaaaaaatggtggtaACGAAAACGGAGGTAATAAATATTAGAGCAGGTGTGGGCAATGTTTGCAGTGTTGCCACCATTTCCTCTATGATTTACGCTTGTTTGCTAAGCTTAGCGGAGACACGCGATGGATGAGCGCTTAAGCTGCAATCACAATGATGGAACTGCTCATCCGTCAGGCTTGTGAACTCTGCCTCATACtttgaacactgctgaacacttctaaaacaccacaaccaacaacaacaacagcaacatatgtTTATTGCTgtcatatatagaagttattaaGTGAATTTAAGTATTTAATAACCCACAAGGGTTTAGTGCCTGTATTGAATACAGTAATAATGTTCACTATCTTAATTTATCAAtatcatatatctatatatatatatatatatatatatatatatatatatatatatatatatatatatatatatatatatatatatagatatatagatagatagatagatagatagagagagagagagagagcaatatagCATCGTAATATTTAGGAGGTGTGAGTTTTACTCTTGAAACCGGATATTAAAATATTGTTCATTTGTTGTTATCTATGGTGGATGAGAAGCTTCCTTCATTGACACTAGATAAGGAAGGTCATTAACTTCCCGTAAAAATAACTCAGATAAGTTACTTGTGAACATTTTTCTGCCTCACGGGGAGTAAATAGTGGTGGTTTAgaggtagtgacagtagtggtggtgacagcagtggcacTCACAGCAGTGGCACTCACAGTAGTGGTAGGTACAGAAGTTGTATGGCATTATTTACTCACCCTGACTTGCGCTTCCTTCAAGTTAAGCCACAGAGCGATCTCCTCCCTGGCGCTCAGGTCTGGATATCTAAGGGGGAAAACACATACATATTAcaactatctatctatctatctatctatctatctatctatatatatatatatatatatatatatatatatatatatatatatatatatatataaagcctcCAGCACCCTGACTCACACGGGTTTACCGCTTCAtgggaatattattattaataataaacaataatttaGAGAGAATAATTTTTGAAGTTTATCAGTGATGTCAAATTTGAATgctaagttattattattattattattattattattattattattattattattattattattattaatattattattattattattattaggaagaaGCTATTTACACCGTGCACTTGTTCCTAGCAAAGGTGACATCCAGCTCCTGGACCAAGTCACCTGGACTCACCTGTTCCTAGCAAAGGTGGCCTCCAGCTCCTGGACTCACCTGTTCCTTGCATAGGTGGCCTCCAGCTCCTGGACTCACTTGTTTCTAGCAAAGGTGGCCTCCAGCTCCTGGACTCACCTGTTCCTAGCAAAGGTGGCCTCCAGCTCCTGGACTCACCTGTTCCTAGCAAAGGTGGCCTCCAGCTCATGGACTCACCTGCTCCTAGCAAAGGTGGCCTCCAGCTCCTGGACTCACCTGTTCCCAGCAAAGGTGGCCTCCAGTTCCTGGACTCACCTGTTCCTAGCAAAGGTGGCCTCCAGCTCCTGGACTCACCTGTTCCTAGCAAAGGTGGCCTCCAGCTCCTGTAGTTGCTGGGAGGTGAAGTGAGTTCTCTGTCGTCGTTGTcgtttcttcttgttcttgtcgTCGTCAGATTCTGTAGAACACGACTGAGACGGTTTCTCTCCCACGTCTGTAACAACCATAATGTTATGTTAGTAACCAAGATCAACCATAATGTTACGTTAGTAACCAAGATCAACCATAATGTTAGTAACCAAGATCAACCATAATGTTAGTAACCAAGATCAACCATAATGTTAGTAACCAAGATCAACCATAATGTTAGTAACCAAGATCAACCATAATGTTAGTAACCAAGATCAACCATAATGTTAGTAACCAAGATCAACCATAATGTTAGTAACCAAGATCAACCATAATGTTATGTTAGTAACCAAG includes these proteins:
- the LOC128692945 gene encoding pituitary homeobox x isoform X1, with translation MDTLTGGLTDGLYDLVSGGHHATHADTTHAHAHARDADGTGSLTGTGGAAHAHPQHNATRLTVLSASRPHDPTPRERKPMLNVGEKPSQSCSTESDDDKNKKKRQRRQRTHFTSQQLQELEATFARNRYPDLSAREEIALWLNLKEAQVRIWFKNRRAKWRKRERHAMTAGMPGELKGGWGAQLNGLAWPDDGLYSGYSYNNWAKVTPPPLGAKSFAWGFNGVNMNPLMSQQPSAMSPINCFQTPTQSMGGSANLMPTTMSSSLGSSAAPCPYPAPTPPYVYRDQTSSMSSSIASLRLKAKSHSPAFSYSSGGTDTRSPPVADNNAFFTTAAPTDKFSCMNTVIA
- the LOC128692945 gene encoding pituitary homeobox x isoform X2; this encodes MDTLTGGLTDGLYDLVSGGHHATHADTTHAHAHARDADGTGSLTGTGGAAHAHPQHNATRLTVLSASRPHDPTPRDVGEKPSQSCSTESDDDKNKKKRQRRQRTHFTSQQLQELEATFARNRYPDLSAREEIALWLNLKEAQVRIWFKNRRAKWRKRERHAMTAGMPGELKGGWGAQLNGLAWPDDGLYSGYSYNNWAKVTPPPLGAKSFAWGFNGVNMNPLMSQQPSAMSPINCFQTPTQSMGGSANLMPTTMSSSLGSSAAPCPYPAPTPPYVYRDQTSSMSSSIASLRLKAKSHSPAFSYSSGGTDTRSPPVADNNAFFTTAAPTDKFSCMNTVIA